Proteins encoded by one window of Arachis ipaensis cultivar K30076 chromosome B04, Araip1.1, whole genome shotgun sequence:
- the LOC107635155 gene encoding glutamine--fructose-6-phosphate aminotransferase [isomerizing] 2 (The sequence of the model RefSeq protein was modified relative to this genomic sequence to represent the inferred CDS: added 86 bases not found in genome assembly), giving the protein MCGIFAYLNYNVNRERRYILQVLFNGLRRLEYRGYDSAGIAIDSDPKPAPQASSASDSDPPPIVFRQEGNIESLVKSVYQDVAKLELNLEASFSTHAGLAHTRWATHGEPAPRNSHPQSSGPGNEFLVVHNGVITNYEVLKETLIRHGFIFESDTDTEVIPKLAKYVYDKANEAADGQVVTFSQVVLEVMRHLEGAYALIFKSSHYPNELIACKRGSPLLLGVKEMTENKENGSAFDDNKTLSKDGGPKELFLSSDANAVIEHTKKVLVIEDGEVVHLKEGGVYILKFENDKGERVASPTKIASVRRALSVLEMEVQQINKGHYEHYMQKEIHEQPESLTTTMRGRLILRGSSKSKSVLLGGLKDHLKTIRRSRRILFIGCGTSYNAALAARPILEELTGIPVTMEIASDLLDRQGPVYREDTAVFVSQSGETHDTLVALQYALDNGALCVGITNTVGSAIARNTHCGVHINAGAEIGVASTKAYTSQIVVMAMLALAIGGDTLSNQARREAIIDGLFDLPNKVREVLKLDQEMKDLAKLLSAEQSLLVFGRGYNYATALEGALKVKEVALTHSEGILAGEMKHGPLALVDETLPIVVIATRDACFSKQQSVIQQLIARRGRLVVMCSKGDASSVSPSETVRVIEVPQVVDCLQPVINVVPLQLLAYHLTVLRGFNVDQPRNLAKSVTTQ; this is encoded by the exons atgtgTGGGATATTCGCGTATCTCAATTACAACGTGAATAGGGAGAGGAGGTACATATTGCAGGTCCTATTCAATGGTCTTCGCCGTTTGGAGTATCGCGGTTACGATTCCGCCGGAATCGCCATTGACTCTGATCCAAAACCCGCGCCGCAAGCCTCCTCCGCTTCCGATTCCGATCCTCCTCCTATCGTCTTTCGCCAGGAAGGCAACATCGAGTCCCTCGTCAAATCTGTCTACCAAG ATGTGGCTAAATTGGAACTAAACTTGGAGGCATCATTTTCCACTCATGCTGGATTAGCACACACCCGGTGGGCCACTCATGGAGAGCCTGCTCCCAGAAACAGTCATCCACAGAGCTCAGGTCCCGGAAATGAATTCCTAGTTGTTCATAATGGGGTTATCACTAACTACGAG gtTTTGAAAGAAACACTCATCCGACATGGATTCATCTTTGAATCTGACACTGACACAGAAGTCATTCCAAAGCTAGCAAAGTATGTTTATGACAAAGCAAATGAAGCAGCAG ATGGCCAGGTTGTTACCTTTAGTCAAGTTGTTCTGGAAGTTATGAGGCATCTTGAAGGAGCCTATGCCCTTATTTTCAAAAGTTCGCATTACCCTAATGAATTGATTGCGTGCAAGCGTGGTAGCCCACTGCTTCTAGGTGTTAAA GAAATGACAGAAAATAAGGAGAATGGTTCTGCATTTGATGACAACAAAACCCTATCAAAAGATGGAGGCCCCAAGGAATTATTTTTATCTAGTGACGCCAACGCTGTGATTGAGCATACAAAAAAAGTGCTTGTTATTGAAGATGGTGAAGTAGTTCATCTCAAG GAAGGTGGGGTTTATATTTTGAAGTTTGAAAATGACAAGGGAGAACGTGTTGCTTCTCCTACAAAAA GAAATTCATGAGCAACCAGAATCTCTAACAACCACTATGAGAGGGAGGCTTATACTTAGAGGATCTAGTAAATCCAAGTCTGTTTTGCTGGGTGGACTGAAGGATCACCTCAAAACAATTAGGCGTAGTAGAAGGATACTTTTCATTGGTTGTGGTACAAGTTACAATGCTGCTTTGGCAGCAAGGCCTATCTTAGAAGAACTTACTG GTATTCCTGTCACTATGGAGATTGCTAGTGATCTACTGGATCGGCAGGGCCCAGTATACAGAGAAGATACAGCTGTTTTTGTTAGTCAGTCCGGTGAAACTCATGACACGCTAGTTGCACTGCAATATGCTTTAGACAATGGTGCATTATGTGTTGGAATAACAAACACTGTGGGTAGTGCAATTGCAAGGAATACTCATTGCGGTGTTCATATAAATGCTGGTGCTGAGATAGGTGTAGCAAGTACCAAG GCATACACAAGTCAAATAGTGGTGATGGCCATGTTGGCTCTTGCAATAGGAGGTGATACACTCTCCAATCAAGCTAGAAGAGAAGCCATAATAGATGGTCTATTTGACTTGCCAA ATAAAGTCAGAGAGGTGCTGAAGCTTGATCAGGAAATGAAGGATCTCGCAAAGCTATTGAGTGCCGAGCAGTCGCTTCTCGTCTTTGGGAGAGGATACAACTACGCTACTGCTCTGGAGGGAGCTTTGAAAGTAAAGGAAGTGGCACTTACGCACAGTGAGGGAATACTTGCTGGTGAAATGAAGCATGGTCCTTTAGCATTAGTGGATGAAACTCTCCCAATTGTCGTTATAGCCACGCGCGATGCTTGCTTCAG CAAGCAGCAGTCTGTTATTCAGCAACTTATTGCCCGCAGAGGCCGCCTTGTAGTTATGTGTTCAAAAGGGGATGCTTCTTCTGTAAGCCCTAGTGAAACTGTTAGGGTAATTGAAGTTCCACAAGTTGTGGACTGTCTTCAACCTGTTATTAATGTAGTTCCCTTACAG TTACTGGCGTATCATCTCACTGTACTGAGGGGATTCAACGTTGACCAGCCACGTAATCTTGCCAAGAGTGTCACTACACAGTAG
- the LOC107635157 gene encoding uncharacterized protein LOC107635157: MAASSSFSSPMIQIQSLILLFLLLLPSSSSSSSSSSNSTTIYEVLKSKGLPVGLLPKGITKYSMNDSSGEFEVMMEEPCNAKFENEVHYDSSIKGTLGYGQIGKLSGISAQELFLWFPVKGIRVDVPNSGVIHFDVGVADKQFAVSIFEAPPECTPQPDAGESDQSLWSVW; this comes from the exons ATGGctgcttcttcttccttttcatcaCCAATGATTCAGATTCAGTCATTGattctcctcttcctccttcttcttccttcatcatcatcttcttcttcttcttcttcgaattCTACGACCATATACGAGGTTCTCAAATCGAAGGGTCTTCCCGTGGGTCTTCTCCCAAAAGGGATCACGAAATATTCAATGAACGATTCAAGCGGTGAATTCGAGGTGATGATGGAAGAACCTTGCAACGCAAAGTTCGAGAACGAGGTTCACTACGATTCAAGCATAAAGGGTACCTTAGGGTACGGTCAGATCGGGAAATTATCCGGTATTTCGGCGCAGGAACTCTTCCTATGGTTCCCCGTTAAGGGGATTCGTGTTGATGTTCCAAATTCTGGGGTTATACATTTTGATGTTGGTGTTGCTGATAAGCAATTCGCAGTTTCGATTTTTGAGGCTCCTCCTGAATGCACACCTCAG CCTGATGCTGGTGAGAGTGATCAATCGCTGTGGTCAGTTTGGTAG